A region from the Maledivibacter sp. genome encodes:
- a CDS encoding ABC transporter ATP-binding protein/permease — translation MIETLKKIWSFAGEEKSNINKSVILNFIYAIFSMGEIAAIYLILSKVLEENKNLKNAWYALGLLLISILGKASMKYFSQLQQTHAGFFMAANKRMQIADKLKRVPMGYFNDNSLGEITGVTTTVLEILELQASIVLVNVLGGFINAFVFSIVIIAFDWKIGLLIALGTLIYLLISSAMEKKSAIIAPHRQKSQAVMVSAILEYLQGMSVVKSFNLTGKGDKTLRDALEYNCESNLKIEKLFTPYIILQGLSLQIFSVAIILFSVKFYLNGSMVLLDTLMMIIISFLVFSHIQSAGSSISLLRIVSSAMDEANQTDKIPEIDENGKHITPNDYNIQFKNVDFSYENKKILKNVSFTIPEKTTTAIVGPSGSGKTTLCNLIARFWDVDSGSVSIGGENIKAYSLESLMDQISMVFQKVYLFADTIENNIKFGRPSANHEEVVAAAKKACCHDFIMALPNGYDTVIGEGGDTLSGGEKQRLSIARALLKDAPIVILDEATANVDPENEDKLQIAIEALTQNKTIIMIAHRLKTVRNANQILVVDDGSIVQKGTHDALMKEDGIYSSFISTRKQAVGWKL, via the coding sequence ATGATAGAGACATTAAAAAAAATATGGAGCTTTGCAGGAGAAGAAAAATCAAATATAAACAAATCGGTAATCCTTAATTTTATATATGCTATTTTTTCTATGGGGGAAATCGCCGCAATCTATCTCATTCTATCCAAGGTTTTAGAAGAAAACAAAAATCTTAAAAATGCTTGGTACGCTTTAGGTTTACTACTGATTAGTATTTTGGGGAAAGCTAGCATGAAGTATTTCTCACAGCTTCAACAAACCCACGCAGGCTTTTTTATGGCAGCAAACAAACGAATGCAAATTGCCGACAAGCTAAAGCGTGTTCCAATGGGTTATTTCAATGATAATAGCTTAGGTGAAATCACAGGAGTTACAACTACTGTTTTAGAGATATTGGAACTTCAGGCCTCTATTGTCTTAGTAAATGTTCTCGGTGGTTTTATAAATGCCTTCGTCTTCTCCATTGTGATTATTGCATTCGATTGGAAAATAGGCCTTCTTATCGCTTTGGGTACATTGATTTATCTATTGATTTCTTCGGCTATGGAAAAAAAATCTGCAATCATTGCCCCCCACAGACAAAAATCTCAAGCAGTGATGGTATCTGCTATATTAGAATATCTTCAAGGTATGAGTGTGGTAAAATCCTTTAATCTGACAGGAAAAGGCGATAAAACCCTACGTGATGCTTTGGAGTATAACTGTGAAAGCAATTTAAAAATAGAGAAACTATTTACTCCTTACATTATACTACAAGGTTTATCATTACAAATTTTCAGTGTTGCTATCATTCTTTTCAGTGTTAAATTCTACTTAAATGGATCAATGGTGTTATTAGACACATTGATGATGATCATCATCTCATTTTTAGTGTTCTCACATATCCAATCAGCAGGTAGTAGTATTTCTCTTTTAAGAATTGTAAGCAGTGCCATGGATGAGGCAAATCAAACCGATAAGATTCCTGAAATTGATGAAAATGGAAAACATATTACACCAAATGATTATAATATCCAGTTCAAAAATGTAGATTTTTCTTACGAAAATAAAAAAATTCTCAAAAATGTTAGTTTTACTATTCCAGAAAAAACAACTACAGCCATTGTTGGTCCATCCGGTTCGGGCAAAACCACCCTTTGCAATTTAATCGCACGATTTTGGGATGTGGACAGCGGTAGTGTATCCATTGGTGGTGAAAACATCAAGGCCTACAGCTTGGAATCCCTTATGGACCAAATCAGTATGGTATTTCAGAAAGTATATCTTTTTGCTGATACCATTGAAAATAATATTAAATTTGGCAGACCCTCAGCTAATCACGAGGAAGTAGTCGCAGCTGCAAAAAAAGCTTGTTGTCATGATTTTATTATGGCATTACCAAATGGTTATGATACTGTTATTGGGGAAGGTGGAGATACTCTTTCCGGTGGCGAGAAACAGAGGTTATCTATTGCTAGGGCTTTGTTAAAGGATGCACCTATTGTTATCTTAGACGAGGCAACCGCCAATGTTGACCCTGAAAATGAGGATAAACTGCAAATAGCTATTGAAGCCTTAACACAGAACAAAACGATTATTATGATTGCACATAGATTAAAAACCGTTAGAAATGCAAATCAAATTCTTGTTGTGGACGACGGAAGCATTGTACAAAAAGGAACCCACGATGCTTTGATGAAGGAAGATGGTATTTACAGCAGCTTTATTTCCACAAGAAAACAAGCAGTAGGTTGGAAATTATAA
- a CDS encoding DUF5692 family protein, with protein sequence MGILYEATNFTSWGIWLFIVFALMAFNEFGRSTKWGGLSLFLILPIGLTIFVWPKTAALGNEYGTGTWFNWVKTYSALAGCLGFMAIRYIPSLAKKKWALCFPPLILALNILEAAIRDFECFTYGAWNGAYIDNLWVMSGTWNIMNGIAGLLNIITICGWLGIFISKDKTKDMIWPDMIWAWIIAYDLWNFAYTYNCIADHSFYCGLALLLSCTIPAFFIKRGAWLQHRANTLALWIMFVMTVPSFADRISPVATTHNPTAFFIVSFIALIANVALAVYQFNRIRKNKLNPLKDEIFVETKAYKQVIEENRQLIKA encoded by the coding sequence ATGGGAATTTTGTATGAAGCAACAAATTTTACTAGCTGGGGTATATGGCTTTTCATCGTTTTTGCTTTAATGGCTTTTAATGAGTTTGGTCGATCTACAAAATGGGGAGGATTGTCACTTTTTCTTATCCTTCCTATAGGGTTGACTATCTTTGTATGGCCTAAGACTGCGGCTTTAGGAAATGAATATGGTACTGGTACATGGTTTAACTGGGTAAAAACCTATTCAGCTCTTGCGGGGTGTCTTGGATTTATGGCTATCCGATATATTCCTTCCCTTGCTAAAAAGAAGTGGGCGTTATGCTTTCCACCTCTTATATTAGCACTCAATATACTGGAGGCGGCTATTCGTGACTTTGAATGCTTTACATACGGAGCATGGAATGGAGCATATATAGATAATCTTTGGGTGATGTCAGGAACTTGGAATATTATGAATGGTATAGCAGGACTACTTAACATAATTACTATTTGTGGTTGGCTTGGTATCTTTATTTCTAAGGATAAGACAAAGGATATGATTTGGCCTGACATGATCTGGGCTTGGATTATAGCCTATGATTTATGGAACTTTGCATATACCTACAATTGTATAGCAGATCATTCATTTTATTGTGGCTTGGCATTGTTGCTTTCTTGTACTATACCTGCATTCTTTATTAAAAGGGGAGCTTGGTTACAGCACCGTGCTAACACCCTTGCATTGTGGATTATGTTTGTAATGACTGTTCCATCATTTGCAGATAGGATATCTCCTGTGGCTACTACCCATAACCCGACGGCGTTTTTTATTGTAAGTTTTATAGCCTTAATTGCAAATGTTGCATTAGCTGTTTATCAGTTTAATAGGATTCGTAAAAACAAACTCAATCCATTAAAGGATGAAATATTTGTAGAAACAAAGGCGTATAAACAGGTAATTGAAGAAAACAGACAATTAATAAAAGCATAG
- a CDS encoding hydrogenase maturation nickel metallochaperone HypA, whose amino-acid sequence MHELGVIIEVVKTVENFAKKNGLKKIDTMVLQIGELSSMIPKYIESCYPAAVYGTLLQETKLEIEISPGNAICQKCDKVFNIIKNSGKCPNCGTKDCEILSGKEFMIKEIIAC is encoded by the coding sequence TTGCATGAATTAGGAGTTATAATTGAAGTCGTTAAAACTGTTGAAAATTTTGCAAAGAAAAATGGATTAAAAAAAATTGATACAATGGTTTTACAAATTGGTGAGCTTTCATCGATGATCCCGAAATACATTGAATCCTGTTATCCGGCGGCAGTTTATGGGACTTTATTGCAAGAGACAAAATTAGAAATTGAGATTTCACCTGGCAATGCCATTTGTCAGAAATGTGATAAAGTTTTTAATATCATTAAGAATAGTGGTAAATGTCCAAACTGTGGAACAAAAGATTGTGAAATATTATCTGGAAAAGAATTTATGATTAAGGAAATCATTGCTTGTTAA